The following are encoded together in the Cynocephalus volans isolate mCynVol1 chromosome 4, mCynVol1.pri, whole genome shotgun sequence genome:
- the SMPD1 gene encoding sphingomyelin phosphodiesterase yields the protein MPCHGGSPGQSHPRSGREQGLGRSSGAPRLGLLWTGLGLGLALALPDSLALWARAGALPISAQGHPARFEPIAPHLQDAFGWWNLTCPVCKGLFTAINFGLKMEPNVARVGSVAIKVCKLLKIAPPAVCQSAVQLFEDDMVEVWTRSVLSPSEACGLLLGSSCGHWDIFSSWNISLPAVPKPPPKPPSPPAPGAPVSRVLFLTDLHWDHDYLEGTDPDCADPLCCRRGSGLPPASQPGAGYWGEYSKCDLPLRTLENLLSGLGPAGPFDMVYWTGDIPAHNVWQQSRQDQLRALTTITALVRKFLGPVPVYPAVGNHESTPVNGFPPPFIEGNHSSRWLYEAMAKSWEPWLPAEALRTLRIGGFYALSPRPGLRLISLNMNFCSRENFWLLINSTDPAGQLQWLVGELQAAEDRGDKVHIIGHIPPGHCLKSWSWNYYRIIARYENTLAGQFFGHTHVDEFEVFYDEETLSRPLAVAFLAPSATTYKDLNPGYRVYQIDGNYPGSSHVVLDHETYILNLTQANAPGAVPHWQRLYRARETYGLPNALPAAWHDLVYRMRGDTRLFQTFWFLYHKGHPPSEPCGAPCRFATLCAQLSARADSPALCRHLVPDGSLSDVQSLRPRPVFC from the exons ATGCCTTGCCACGGAGGGTCACCTGGCCAGAGCCACCCCAGGTCTGGCCGGGAGCAGGGACTGGGGAGGTCCTCGGGAGCCCCCCGACTGGGACTCCTTTGGACAGGCCTAGGGCTGGGGCTGGCGCTGGCTCTGCCTGACTCCCTGGCTCTCTGGGCCCGGGCAGGGGCCCTCCCTATTTCTGCCCAAGGCCATCCTGCCAGGTTCGAACCCATAGCGCCCCATCTCCAGGATGCCTTTGGATGGTGGAACCTCACGTGCCCAGTCTGCAAAGGTCTATTCACTGCCATCAACTTCGGGCTGAAG ATGGAGCCCAATGTAGCCCGGGTGGGCTCTGTGGCCATCAAGGTGTGCAAGCTGCTGAAGATAGCACCACCTGCCGTGTGCCAGTCAGCCGTCCAGCTCTTTGAGGACGACATGGTGGAGGTGTGGACACGTTCAGTGCTCAGCCCATCTGAGGCCTGTGGCCTGCTCCTGGGCTCCAGCTGTGGGCACTGGGACATCTTCTCATCTTGGAACATCTCTTTGCCAGCCGTGCCTAAGCCGCCCCCCAAGCCACCAAGCCCCCCAGCACCAGGCGCCCCTGTCAGCCGTGTCCTCTTCCTCACTGACCTGCACTGGGATCATGACTACCTGGAGGGTACAGACCCTGACTGCGCAGACCCACTTTGTTGTCGCCGGGGCTCTGGCCTGCCACCCGCCTCCCAACCAGGTGCTGGATACTGGGGCGAGTACAGCAAGTGTGACCTGCCTCTGAGGACCCTGGAGAACCTGCTGAGTGGGCTGGGCCCAGCTGGCCCTTTTGATATGGTGTACTGGACAGGAGACATCCCCGCCCATAATGTCTGGCAACAGTCTCGTCAGGACCAGCTGCGGGCCCTGACCACCATCACAGCCCTCGTGAGGAAGTTCTTGGGGCCAGTGCCAGTATACCCTGCTGTGGGCAACCATGAGAGCACACCTGTCAATGGTTTCCCTCCTCCCTTCATAGAGGGCAACCACTCCTCCCGCTGGCTGTATGAGGCAATGGCCAAATCATGGGAGCCCTGGCTGCCTGCTGAAGCCCTTCGCACGCTCAG AATTGGGGGGTTCTATGCCCTTTCCCCACGCCCTGGCCTCCGCCTCATCTCTCTCAATATGAATTTTTGTTCCCGTGAGAACTTCTGGCTCTTGATCAACTCCACAGATCCCGCCGGACAGCTCCAGTGGTTGGTGGGGGAGCTTCAGGCTGCTGAGGATCGAGGAGACAAA GTGCATATAATTGGCCATATTCCCCCAGGGCACTGCCTGAAAAGCTGGAGCTGGAATTATTACCGAATCATAGCCAG GTATGAGAACACTCTGGCTGGTCAGTTCTTTGGCCACACTCATGTGGATGAATTTGAGGTCTTCTATGATGAGGAGACTCTGAGCCGACCACTGGCTGTAGCCTTCCTGGCGCCCAGTGCCACCACCTACAAAGACCTTAATCCTG GTTACCGCGTCTACCAAATAGATGGAAACTATCCCGGGAGCTCTCACGTGGTCCTGGACCACGAGACCTACATCCTGAACCTGACGCAGGCGAACGCGCCGGGAGCCGTGCCACACTGGCAGCGCCTCTATAGGGCTCGAGAAACCTACGGGCTGCCCAACGCGCTGCCTGCTGCCTGGCACGACCTGGTATATCGCATGCGGGGCGACACGCGACTCTTCCAGACCTTCTGGTTTCTCTACCATAAGGGTCATCCGCCCTCGGAGCCATGCGGCGCTCCCTGCCGCTTCGCTACTCTGTGCGCCCAGCTCTCCGCCCGCGCCGACAGCCCTGCTCTATGCCGCCACCTGGTGCCGGATGGGAGCCTCTCCGATGTCCAGAGCCTGCGGCCACGGCCTGTGTTCTGCTAG